One Staphylococcus ratti DNA segment encodes these proteins:
- the panC gene encoding pantoate--beta-alanine ligase, whose product MTEVITTIQEMQHLTSRFRLEGKSIGFVPTMGALHEGHLTMIRQSIEYNDITVISVFVNPLQFGPNEDFDAYPRQIETDVEAARMIGVDYVFYPTVEEMYPHTLDITLKVGRLASVLEGAKRPGHFDGVVTVVNKLFNIVQPHVAYFGKKDAQQLAIVQKMVETFNHPVVIQGVDIVRESDGLARSSRNVYLTEEERQQAPHLYQSLQLAKAMYDHGERQSAAIIEKVTAYLKAHTCGKIEEVAVYSYPELVQQNTISGQIFISLAVKFSKARLIDNIIIGDEVK is encoded by the coding sequence ATGACTGAAGTAATTACAACGATTCAAGAGATGCAACACCTTACTTCAAGGTTTAGATTAGAAGGTAAAAGTATTGGTTTTGTACCAACGATGGGCGCCTTACATGAAGGCCATTTAACGATGATACGTCAATCTATTGAATACAATGACATTACAGTGATTAGTGTGTTTGTGAATCCACTTCAATTTGGCCCTAATGAAGATTTCGACGCGTATCCAAGACAAATCGAAACTGATGTGGAAGCAGCACGAATGATCGGTGTCGACTATGTATTTTACCCGACTGTTGAAGAAATGTACCCGCATACGTTAGACATTACGTTAAAAGTGGGACGATTAGCATCTGTTTTAGAGGGGGCAAAACGTCCTGGTCATTTTGACGGTGTGGTTACGGTAGTGAATAAGCTATTTAATATTGTACAGCCGCATGTTGCTTACTTTGGGAAAAAAGATGCTCAACAACTTGCGATTGTTCAAAAAATGGTGGAAACGTTTAATCATCCCGTTGTTATTCAAGGTGTTGATATTGTTCGTGAGAGCGATGGACTTGCGAGAAGCTCACGGAATGTTTATTTGACTGAGGAAGAGCGTCAACAAGCGCCACACTTGTACCAAAGTTTACAACTTGCGAAAGCGATGTATGATCATGGAGAGCGACAGAGTGCGGCGATTATTGAAAAAGTGACAGCATATCTTAAAGCGCATACGTGCGGCAAAATTGAAGAGGTTGCCGTATACAGTTACCCAGAATTAGTACAACAAAATACCATTTCTGGACAGATATTTATTTCGTTAGCGGTAAAATTTTCGAAAGCACGATTAATTGATAATATTATTATTGGAGATGAAGTTAAATGA
- the panB gene encoding 3-methyl-2-oxobutanoate hydroxymethyltransferase gives MKTLSQLQQLKRDKEKITMVTAYDYPSAKQAEAAEIDMILVGDSLGMTVLGYESTVEVTLDDMLHHGRAVRRGAPNTFVVVDMPFGSVGIDATTDIQNAIRLYQQSQCNALKVEGAHLTQFIKQASQMGIPIVAHLGLTPQSVGISGYKLQGATKDAAEQLIQDAKAVEAAGAVAMVLEAIPSDLAKVVSEQLTIPTIGIGAGKDTDGQVLVYHDMLSYGVERYAKFVKRYGDFSVGIDALKAYHQEVKSGAFPSEEYMYKKQIMGELND, from the coding sequence TTGAAAACATTAAGTCAATTACAACAATTGAAACGCGATAAAGAGAAAATTACGATGGTCACTGCTTACGACTATCCAAGTGCAAAACAAGCTGAAGCAGCTGAAATTGATATGATCCTTGTAGGTGACTCACTTGGTATGACGGTCTTAGGCTACGAGAGTACTGTTGAAGTTACTTTAGACGATATGTTACATCATGGACGAGCAGTAAGACGCGGTGCACCAAATACATTTGTTGTAGTGGATATGCCATTCGGTTCAGTAGGTATCGATGCGACTACAGATATACAAAATGCGATACGTTTGTATCAACAAAGCCAATGTAACGCATTAAAAGTAGAAGGCGCACATTTAACACAATTTATTAAGCAAGCTTCACAAATGGGCATTCCGATTGTGGCACATTTAGGTTTAACACCGCAAAGTGTAGGGATTTCAGGATATAAATTGCAAGGTGCGACGAAAGATGCAGCCGAACAACTGATTCAAGATGCAAAAGCGGTTGAAGCAGCAGGGGCAGTGGCAATGGTACTTGAGGCAATTCCAAGTGATCTTGCGAAAGTCGTTTCTGAACAATTGACGATTCCGACCATCGGTATAGGTGCAGGTAAAGATACGGATGGCCAAGTGCTCGTTTATCACGATATGTTAAGTTATGGTGTAGAACGCTATGCAAAATTTGTAAAACGATATGGCGATTTTTCAGTAGGGATTGATGCATTAAAAGCATACCATCAAGAAGTTAAATCAGGTGCGTTTCCTTCTGAAGAATACATGTATAAAAAGCAAATTATGGGTGAATTGAATGACTGA
- a CDS encoding oxidoreductase, whose amino-acid sequence MITLAVIGPGAVGTSIAMALANTSVQVDLLGKRDETLTFHEYATSEQHAVSVKALKHTNTHYDWLIVAVKTTQLDAILADIERLCHKETRIILAQNGYGQHDKIAHPYVYPAVVYISGQKTHPHVTHFRDYRLHVQEDPHTRALAQILTSSKLELTLERNIEHNIWYKLLVNLGINTVTALGRDTSKVLKYPSMAQLCRNLIDEGLRVAQADGLQFEPSLTDDIMTIYKGYPEDMGTSMYYDLTHQKPLEIDAIQGYIQKRAQVHHIATPHLDTALALLLYEHEKAQTS is encoded by the coding sequence ATGATTACTTTAGCGGTTATCGGCCCAGGAGCCGTGGGCACATCGATAGCAATGGCATTGGCCAACACTTCTGTTCAGGTTGATCTTTTAGGAAAGCGTGATGAAACACTGACCTTTCATGAGTATGCTACGTCTGAACAACATGCTGTTTCTGTCAAAGCTTTAAAACATACAAACACACATTATGATTGGCTTATTGTTGCTGTAAAAACAACACAATTAGATGCGATTTTAGCTGATATAGAACGCTTGTGTCACAAAGAGACGCGCATCATTTTAGCGCAAAATGGTTACGGTCAACATGATAAAATCGCGCATCCTTACGTTTATCCTGCTGTCGTCTACATTAGCGGACAAAAAACACATCCCCACGTGACACATTTTCGAGACTATCGTCTTCACGTTCAAGAGGATCCTCATACGCGCGCGCTTGCACAAATATTAACTTCATCAAAACTTGAACTGACACTCGAACGTAACATTGAACATAACATATGGTATAAGCTCCTTGTCAATCTTGGTATTAATACTGTGACCGCTTTAGGACGCGATACTTCAAAAGTATTAAAGTATCCCTCAATGGCACAACTTTGCCGTAACTTAATAGATGAAGGCCTTCGTGTTGCTCAAGCAGACGGCTTACAATTCGAACCATCACTAACAGATGATATCATGACAATTTACAAAGGCTATCCCGAAGATATGGGAACGAGTATGTATTACGACCTTACCCATCAAAAACCATTAGAAATTGATGCGATACAAGGGTACATTCAAAAGCGCGCCCAAGTTCATCACATTGCTACACCTCATTTAGACACCGCCTTAGCCTTACTTCTATATGAACATGAAAAAGCACAAACGTCATAA
- a CDS encoding DMT family transporter has translation MAWLILILAGVFEMLGVVFMNIYAKTQKKIAILGIAVTFVLSFSTLSLALHTIPMSTGYAVWTGIGAVGGALIGIVFYGESKNIFRLVCIFVILASTIGLKLLS, from the coding sequence ATGGCATGGCTAATTTTAATTTTAGCGGGTGTATTTGAAATGTTAGGCGTGGTATTTATGAATATTTACGCCAAAACCCAGAAAAAAATTGCAATTTTAGGAATAGCTGTGACATTTGTATTAAGTTTTTCAACTTTGTCACTAGCATTGCATACAATTCCAATGAGCACAGGTTATGCCGTTTGGACAGGTATTGGTGCAGTTGGAGGAGCACTGATCGGCATCGTATTTTATGGAGAAAGCAAAAATATATTCCGTCTCGTATGTATATTTGTCATTCTTGCGAGCACAATAGGTTTGAAATTATTAAGTTAA
- a CDS encoding DMT family transporter has protein sequence MNWIKLIIGACFEVAWVIGLTHATHLWEWALTVIAITFSFILLLNVTKQIPVGTAYATFVGLGTSGVTLVDFLVFGEPFNVMKLMLIFVLLLGVIGLKLATTETEEAK, from the coding sequence ATGAATTGGATCAAACTCATTATAGGTGCATGTTTTGAAGTGGCTTGGGTAATCGGACTCACACATGCGACACACCTTTGGGAATGGGCACTGACAGTCATCGCCATTACATTCAGCTTTATATTATTGCTGAATGTGACCAAACAGATTCCAGTAGGTACAGCATATGCTACGTTTGTTGGTTTAGGAACCTCAGGTGTGACATTGGTAGATTTTCTAGTTTTTGGTGAACCTTTCAATGTAATGAAGCTGATGCTCATTTTTGTATTGTTATTAGGTGTCATTGGATTGAAATTAGCAACGACTGAAACTGAGGAGGCGAAGTAA
- the cntE gene encoding staphylopine family metallophore export MFS transporter CntE translates to MKGALAWPFLRLYILALFFFSANAILNVMIPLRGHDLGATNTTIGIVMGAYMLTAMLFRPWAGHVIANIGPIKILRWILVINGIALIMYGFTGLEGYFISRVMQGVCTAFFSMSLQIGIIDALPEEDRAQGISLYSLFSYIPGIIGPLIAVGIWQLDQMSYFAIAMIVIAITTGVFGFSATLDTNVQNDTPTREKETLPFGPVTVFVQFFKNEFLFKAGLVMLVASIGFGAVATFIVLYTQTYGVGHAGIFLAIQAITVVLARFYLRQYIPSDGRWHVGFMLKVMSLLTIAVLGISVGHIVGAFVLYISAVLIGIAQALIYPTLTSFLSFKLPKHGRNMLLGLFIATADLGVSLGSALMGPIADLTNYAMMYLICGILLVATTLFCIERRTRFIEK, encoded by the coding sequence ATGAAAGGAGCGCTCGCATGGCCTTTTTTAAGGCTATATATTTTAGCGCTATTTTTCTTTAGTGCAAATGCGATTCTTAACGTTATGATTCCGTTAAGAGGGCACGATTTAGGTGCAACCAATACAACGATTGGTATTGTCATGGGCGCGTACATGTTGACGGCAATGTTATTTCGTCCGTGGGCAGGTCATGTTATTGCGAATATCGGGCCAATCAAAATATTGCGCTGGATATTAGTGATCAATGGGATTGCACTCATCATGTATGGCTTTACGGGATTAGAAGGTTACTTCATTTCCCGGGTAATGCAAGGGGTGTGTACAGCATTTTTCTCTATGTCACTACAAATTGGTATTATCGATGCCTTGCCTGAGGAAGACCGTGCTCAAGGTATTTCCCTATACTCTCTATTCTCATACATACCTGGAATCATCGGACCACTTATCGCTGTTGGCATATGGCAATTAGACCAAATGAGCTATTTTGCGATTGCTATGATTGTGATTGCGATTACAACGGGCGTCTTTGGTTTTAGTGCGACGTTAGATACAAATGTTCAAAATGACACGCCAACGCGTGAAAAAGAAACATTACCATTCGGTCCGGTGACAGTGTTTGTACAGTTTTTCAAAAACGAATTTTTATTTAAAGCAGGCCTAGTTATGTTAGTAGCTTCCATCGGTTTTGGTGCAGTCGCGACTTTCATCGTGCTTTACACACAAACGTATGGCGTAGGTCACGCAGGTATTTTTCTCGCCATTCAAGCAATTACTGTCGTTTTAGCGCGATTTTATTTGCGACAATATATTCCTTCTGATGGACGTTGGCATGTAGGATTCATGTTGAAAGTGATGAGTTTATTAACTATTGCAGTGTTAGGGATAAGTGTAGGTCATATTGTTGGGGCATTTGTGTTATATATAAGTGCAGTGCTGATTGGTATTGCTCAAGCGCTCATTTATCCGACACTCACGTCGTTTTTAAGTTTTAAATTACCGAAGCACGGGCGTAATATGTTGCTCGGTTTATTTATCGCAACGGCAGATTTAGGTGTTTCACTTGGATCAGCGTTAATGGGACCGATTGCTGACTTAACAAACTATGCAATGATGTATCTCATTTGTGGTATTTTACTTGTTGCGACGACACTTTTTTGTATAGAGCGTCGAACACGTTTTATAGAGAAATAA
- a CDS encoding ABC transporter ATP-binding protein, which produces MLVVKNVKKSYRDQGRRRYREVVKGVSFTCTKGESLGIIGESGSGKSTLGRMVLGIEKPDSGRVEIDEQCVCKRDVRKGRLSAVFQNYKSSLHPYFNVEQLLKEPLQQLKLTKQERHQEMVRLLEAVGLDESFLKRYPQMMSGGEAQRVAIARAISTKPDYLVLDEAISALDMSIQTQILDLLVRLRDEYKLSYIFITHDIQAATYLCDRLFIFKDGEIQETLDKHQIHDAKHEYTRALLEKQLIY; this is translated from the coding sequence ATGCTCGTCGTAAAAAATGTAAAAAAATCTTATCGTGATCAAGGGCGTCGACGATATCGAGAAGTCGTCAAAGGTGTCAGTTTTACTTGTACTAAAGGTGAGAGCCTTGGCATTATTGGAGAGAGTGGAAGTGGGAAATCCACACTCGGACGTATGGTTTTAGGCATCGAAAAACCTGATAGTGGACGAGTTGAAATTGATGAACAGTGCGTTTGCAAACGTGATGTAAGAAAAGGTCGGTTGAGTGCGGTATTTCAAAATTACAAGTCGTCATTACATCCGTACTTTAACGTCGAGCAACTATTAAAAGAACCTTTACAACAGTTGAAGTTAACTAAGCAAGAGCGACATCAAGAAATGGTGAGGTTACTTGAGGCGGTTGGGTTAGATGAAAGTTTCTTAAAACGCTACCCGCAAATGATGTCCGGTGGTGAAGCGCAACGTGTTGCTATTGCAAGGGCAATTAGTACGAAGCCAGATTATTTAGTATTAGACGAAGCAATTAGTGCTTTAGACATGTCCATTCAAACACAAATATTAGATTTATTAGTCCGTTTACGTGACGAATACAAGTTGAGTTATATTTTTATAACGCATGATATTCAAGCGGCTACTTACCTTTGTGATCGCCTATTTATTTTTAAAGATGGCGAGATTCAAGAAACTTTAGACAAACATCAAATTCATGATGCAAAACATGAGTATACGCGTGCGTTACTCGAAAAACAACTTATATATTAG
- the cntD gene encoding staphylopine uptake ABC transporter ATP-binding protein CntD, with translation MSQPLLDVQKLTLIDSNTNHVLVHHCSFQLEKGKILAIIGESGSGKSITCKALLGLNDHNIQMSGQARFNEVSLLEQSEAQLRHIRGNDIAMIMQQGGTAFNPSFTLGHQMRTILKHHDIKDKKTQHTLIKSYFDMLGLHDFERIMRAYPHELSGGMLQRLMIVMALALKPELIIADEPTTALDVITQYEVLKEFQHIKETIGCAMIFISHDLAVVKHIADEVLVMKNGDVIEYGPVAEVLDRPKHAYTQYLVNARSQLTTYFQKVRGDTSCSS, from the coding sequence ATGAGTCAGCCACTTTTAGATGTTCAAAAATTAACGTTAATCGACAGCAATACGAATCATGTCCTCGTCCATCATTGTTCATTTCAACTTGAAAAAGGCAAAATTTTAGCCATCATCGGGGAAAGCGGTAGCGGTAAATCGATCACGTGTAAAGCGTTACTCGGTTTAAATGACCATAATATTCAAATGAGCGGGCAAGCGCGTTTTAATGAAGTGTCACTGTTAGAACAATCAGAAGCACAGTTGCGACATATTCGTGGTAATGATATTGCGATGATTATGCAACAAGGGGGTACAGCCTTTAATCCGTCATTTACTTTAGGGCATCAAATGCGGACGATTTTAAAACATCATGATATTAAAGATAAAAAAACACAACATACGTTGATAAAGTCTTATTTTGATATGTTAGGCTTGCATGATTTTGAGCGAATTATGCGCGCTTATCCACACGAATTGTCCGGAGGCATGCTACAACGTTTGATGATTGTAATGGCACTCGCTTTAAAACCTGAACTTATCATTGCGGACGAGCCTACGACAGCGCTCGACGTAATCACACAATATGAAGTTTTAAAAGAATTTCAACATATTAAAGAAACGATTGGCTGTGCAATGATTTTTATTTCGCATGATTTGGCTGTCGTAAAACATATTGCAGATGAAGTTTTAGTGATGAAAAATGGCGATGTGATTGAATATGGCCCGGTTGCCGAAGTACTTGATCGTCCGAAACATGCGTACACACAATATCTTGTGAATGCCCGAAGTCAACTGACAACTTATTTTCAAAAAGTAAGAGGTGACACATCATGCTCGTCGTAA
- the cntC gene encoding staphylopine uptake ABC transporter permease subunit CntC gives MVVLQRLWQDRGAKVALFVIGLYLVLGICAPLITPYTPTAVDIQNKFAGMSWAHWLGTDHLGRDILTRLIFAIRPSLMLVLVALLCAVCIGMLLGFIAGYFGKWIDKCLMRACDVMLSFPTYVMTLALIGVLGIGLKSIFVAFIITRWAWFCRIIRTSVMQYRDSDDVKFARAIGLSHTRIILTHILPLTLADIAVISSSSMVSMILQISGFSFLGLGVKAPTAEWGMMMNEARKVMFSHPELMFAPGIAIIIIVLAFNFLSDAIQIAVDPKLSKQQARQRMKRGVIS, from the coding sequence ATGGTAGTACTTCAACGATTATGGCAAGACCGTGGTGCAAAAGTTGCACTATTTGTAATTGGTCTGTATTTAGTGTTAGGTATTTGTGCACCGTTAATAACGCCTTATACGCCTACTGCTGTAGATATTCAAAATAAATTTGCTGGTATGTCTTGGGCACATTGGTTAGGTACAGATCACTTAGGCAGAGATATTTTGACGCGCTTAATTTTTGCGATACGTCCGAGTTTAATGCTAGTACTTGTCGCTTTGTTATGCGCTGTGTGCATCGGAATGTTGTTAGGCTTTATAGCAGGATACTTTGGAAAATGGATTGATAAATGCTTAATGCGCGCATGCGACGTTATGTTATCTTTTCCGACATATGTGATGACGTTAGCATTAATCGGTGTACTAGGTATCGGCTTAAAAAGTATTTTTGTCGCATTCATTATTACGCGTTGGGCGTGGTTTTGCCGTATTATCCGCACTAGCGTAATGCAATATAGAGACTCTGATGATGTAAAGTTTGCGCGTGCGATAGGGTTATCACACACACGAATTATTTTGACGCATATTTTACCGTTAACTTTAGCGGATATTGCAGTCATTTCGTCTAGCTCAATGGTGTCGATGATATTACAAATATCAGGATTCTCATTTTTAGGATTGGGTGTTAAAGCGCCAACTGCAGAATGGGGCATGATGATGAATGAAGCACGAAAAGTCATGTTCAGTCATCCTGAACTTATGTTTGCGCCAGGAATTGCGATTATTATTATTGTACTTGCGTTTAACTTTTTATCAGATGCCATTCAAATTGCGGTAGATCCTAAATTGTCAAAACAACAAGCAAGACAACGCATGAAACGAGGAGTGATCTCATGA
- the opp1B gene encoding nickel/cobalt ABC transporter permease, with amino-acid sequence MGYSIVKRLLLTLPLLIVISFLTFALTRLSDEDPAVVILHAQEVPNITQSLIEETRAKYGLDAPFLVQYWEWLKQALQFKFGQSFVTGDEVSTRMWPAFFNTLKLTLVSSVVIITMSIVLGTLTALFRGTWFDRVTRSTAFVLTAIPSYWLAAILMIYVSVNMNLLPTSGLTGPESYVLPVLTISLGYIGIYFRNVRSAMIQQLDQDYVLYARAMGVSFPTIVIQVIRNAMQVVVSIFCMSIPLILGGSVVIENIFAWPGMGQLSVKAVMEQDFPIIQAYVLIISVLFILLNTLADIINMWLNPKLREGD; translated from the coding sequence ATGGGATACAGTATCGTTAAACGTTTATTACTGACCCTGCCGCTTCTCATAGTCATTAGCTTTTTAACTTTTGCATTGACGCGACTCTCTGATGAAGATCCAGCCGTTGTTATTTTGCATGCGCAAGAAGTTCCGAATATTACACAGAGCTTGATTGAAGAAACGCGAGCAAAATATGGCTTAGACGCGCCATTTCTTGTGCAATATTGGGAGTGGTTAAAACAAGCACTACAATTTAAGTTTGGGCAAAGTTTCGTCACAGGGGATGAAGTGAGCACACGTATGTGGCCAGCATTTTTTAACACATTAAAATTGACGCTAGTATCGAGCGTTGTCATTATTACGATGTCAATTGTATTAGGCACTTTAACAGCACTGTTTCGTGGCACATGGTTTGACCGTGTGACACGAAGCACTGCTTTCGTATTAACAGCAATTCCTTCTTATTGGTTAGCGGCGATCTTGATGATTTATGTTTCGGTAAACATGAATTTATTACCGACATCGGGTCTAACCGGTCCTGAAAGTTATGTGCTCCCGGTTTTAACCATCTCATTAGGTTATATTGGCATTTATTTTAGAAATGTGAGAAGTGCGATGATTCAACAATTAGATCAAGATTATGTACTTTATGCGCGTGCTATGGGTGTAAGTTTTCCAACAATCGTGATACAAGTGATTCGCAATGCGATGCAAGTTGTTGTTTCTATCTTCTGTATGTCTATTCCTCTGATATTAGGTGGCTCTGTGGTGATTGAAAATATTTTCGCATGGCCGGGAATGGGACAGTTAAGTGTAAAAGCAGTCATGGAACAAGACTTTCCAATTATTCAAGCTTACGTGTTAATTATTTCAGTGCTATTTATTTTATTGAATACACTTGCCGACATCATTAATATGTGGCTCAACCCAAAATTAAGGGAGGGCGATTAA
- the cntA gene encoding staphylopine-dependent metal ABC transporter substrate-binding lipoprotein — MKKTFKWFILALTALVVLAACGNSKALEQKKEEKNLTYATSKDIGDMNPHVYGGSMSAQGMVYESLVDNTQKGIQPLLAKSWDVSEDGKTYTFHLREGVKFHDGTPFNAEAVKKNFDAVQANQSLHSWIKLSTIIDKTEAKDDHTFVLKLKEPYNATLEELAMTRPYVFVSPKAFKNGGTKDGLKAFSGTGPYQLKDHQKDESATFERNEDYWGGKPKLKSIVAKVLPAGETSFLALQKGEVNFAFTDDRGTDNVDNEAVKKLTDSNDYQLKRSQPMNTKMIVANSGKKGSPAADKAVRVALWQSVDQKSISDKILDKTEKPAHTLFSKNVPHANVALTPRHFDLKQAAKTLDEAGWKQKKQGELREKDGKKLEMKLYYDNNSSSQKQEAEFIQAKAEEIGMKLHIVGETSDKVAERRTSGDYDLLFNQTWGLQYDPQSTISAFKTDTGYKSATSGVENKAALYANIDSALKTQDAKEQDAKYQDILSTVHDEAIFIPISHGGMTVIAPKDLKGISFKQSQYELPFEQMDYK, encoded by the coding sequence ATGAAAAAGACATTTAAATGGTTTATTTTAGCATTAACAGCACTCGTCGTATTAGCCGCTTGTGGGAACTCAAAAGCATTAGAGCAAAAGAAAGAGGAGAAAAATCTTACGTATGCCACTTCTAAAGATATTGGGGATATGAATCCACATGTTTATGGAGGTTCTATGTCTGCGCAAGGTATGGTTTACGAATCTTTAGTCGATAATACGCAAAAAGGGATTCAACCATTACTTGCGAAATCATGGGATGTTTCTGAAGACGGTAAAACGTACACATTTCATTTAAGAGAAGGCGTTAAGTTTCACGACGGTACACCATTTAACGCTGAGGCTGTGAAAAAGAATTTTGATGCGGTTCAAGCCAATCAATCACTCCATTCATGGATTAAGCTTTCAACGATTATTGATAAAACTGAAGCTAAAGATGACCATACGTTTGTATTAAAATTAAAAGAGCCTTATAACGCGACGCTAGAAGAGCTTGCGATGACACGTCCATATGTCTTTGTCTCACCAAAAGCCTTTAAAAATGGTGGTACGAAAGATGGGTTGAAAGCATTTAGTGGAACGGGCCCATACCAACTTAAAGATCATCAAAAAGACGAAAGTGCCACGTTTGAACGTAATGAAGATTACTGGGGTGGCAAACCAAAACTTAAAAGCATTGTAGCGAAAGTCTTACCAGCTGGTGAAACGTCTTTCTTAGCATTACAAAAAGGTGAAGTGAACTTTGCTTTTACGGATGACCGTGGAACAGACAATGTCGACAACGAAGCAGTGAAAAAATTGACAGATTCAAACGATTATCAGTTAAAACGCAGTCAGCCAATGAATACGAAAATGATTGTAGCGAACTCAGGTAAAAAAGGAAGTCCAGCAGCGGACAAAGCAGTACGTGTAGCGCTTTGGCAAAGTGTGGACCAAAAGAGTATTTCTGACAAGATTTTAGATAAAACAGAAAAACCTGCCCATACGTTATTCTCAAAAAATGTACCGCATGCGAATGTGGCATTAACTCCACGTCACTTTGATTTGAAACAAGCTGCTAAAACGTTAGATGAAGCAGGATGGAAGCAGAAAAAACAAGGTGAATTGCGCGAAAAAGACGGTAAAAAGTTAGAAATGAAATTGTATTATGACAATAACTCAAGCTCACAAAAGCAAGAAGCGGAATTTATCCAAGCAAAAGCTGAAGAAATTGGTATGAAGTTACACATCGTAGGTGAAACGTCAGATAAAGTGGCAGAGCGTCGTACATCAGGTGATTACGATTTACTATTCAACCAAACGTGGGGCTTACAATACGATCCACAAAGTACCATTTCAGCATTTAAAACAGATACAGGATATAAATCTGCAACATCAGGTGTTGAAAATAAAGCGGCATTATATGCCAACATTGATTCAGCTTTAAAAACACAAGATGCGAAAGAGCAAGATGCAAAGTATCAAGATATTTTATCGACTGTTCATGATGAAGCCATCTTTATACCGATTTCACATGGTGGTATGACAGTCATCGCACCGAAAGATTTAAAAGGTATTTCATTTAAGCAATCACAATATGAGTTGCCATTTGAACAAATGGATTATAAATAA